The window gaatttgaTATGCTAAGGCCAACTTCAGACACATAGCAAATCTGGATGTATCTTACGTCTCTAAAGGATTTTGATTTGGACTAGCATCATGTCAGATGCTCAGGGAGAATGACTGGTGGCCACCATGGTTGGGCAGCACTGGTCTAGAACATAAGCGCTGATGGGAGTCGAGTCTGATGCTTCCAACGTTTGTGTCTTCTCCCAGGAGACTGCTCTTGGAAGATAACCTGTGTCGGCCAGCTTACTAAGGCTCAGGTGATCACGTGGTCAGCGAAGGCTTCTGTTGGATTTCCCCTTGCCCATCTGTTGGGCATATGCAGCGAGGCTGGGCACACAGGTGCTACGGCAGATTGGCTGGCAGGAGCTGAATCCCTTGCCCTCAcctagagagagacagacagacagagacagatagagacagagaaacagagagagtgtgtgcgtgtgtgctttaCACGTGTGTAAGTGCAGGTGTGGGTATGTGGGGGATCAATTCTCTGTATCCCCAGTACCATGGGATCTGGGCATTGAGCTCACCTCCATTGGTGATTGGAGTTGAATCACCCTCTGGCCCCTGACCTCatggaatctttgctctcttggGGAAGTTGGGATATGATTTCATAGTTGCTCAGTCCTGGGTTTGAATTGTAGAACCTGAGCTGCCTTGACATCAGACAGTGGCTATATGTGGGGACCGTGGGAAACTGGATTAGTGTCTAGCTACGTCTTATGTGTTTCCTTACTGCCTGTAGTTCCCAAGCAGGTTGCCACTGAGAGATATTACAACCCTTGCTCATTTCTAGTGTTTTCCTTGGAGTATGGAATGTGGGTCTATCATCCAGCTTCGGGGTAACTAAAGGAATAAACGGACTTGGTACCCTGCGTTTGAGTCCTGTGCATTCTGATTGCCTTTGTCCTAAGCTGCAGACCCTCTACCTAGCCTGAGAGCAGGCCATGCCATCTTGTCCCCAAGCCTCAGGAAGGAGCCCCAGCTCCACCCATAACATGTTCTCTGTTGCCTTCCAGGTTGAGACAGATCCTGAGCCCAGGGCTGAGCAGGAGGCCTTTACTGCCTTGGAAGGTCCTAGCCCTGAGGAGATGCCTTCAGACCCAGAATTTCCAGAAGCCCTGGAGACACAGCTTCATGACCCCAAGGGGCTGCTAGGAGTGGACAAGCCCGCTGGTGAGGTGGACTTTGTGGAGCCTGAGGGGTCTGAAGACCTTAAGACCCTGAGtagtgaggaggaagaagaggaggaaatgggagCCACCCAGGAACCCGAGAGCCTCCTGCCACCCTCTGTGCTGGACCAGGCCAGCGTCATTGCCGAGAGGTTCGCCAGTAGCTTCTCTCGGCGGAGCAGCCTGGCAGCGGAGGACGGCAAGTGCAGTGGCCTCGGGACACCACGGCTCATCAGCAGGAGCAGCAGCGTGCTCAGCCTGGAGGGCAGCGAGAAGGGCCTGGCCCGATGGAGCAGCACTGGAGACTCCCTCAGCAACCCGCCCGCCCCAGAAGTGATCATCGGTACAGATACAGTCACGGACACTGGCCCTTCTGTCAATGGGACAGAATCTCTAAGTGCAGGCTCAGGCTGCCCCACGGAACTGGATAGATCATCCTGCAAGAAAAAGGAATCAGCATTGTCTACCCGAGACCGACAGTTGCTGGACAGAATTAAGAGCTACTATGAAAACGCAGAGCACCACGATGCCAGTTTCAGCATCCGTCGGCGGGAGAGCCTCTCCTACATCCCTAAAGGACTGGTGCGCAACTCTGTGTCCAGGTTCAACAGCCTTCCCAAGCCAGATTCAGAGCCAGCAGCTCCCGTTGGGTACAAGAGGCCGGGGAGTTCTCGGCCAGCCTCATGGACCTTGTTTGACCTCCCAGGTCCCAGCCGGGCAGACGAAGGGGACCCAGCTCCTATCACAGATGCGGAGTTCCGTCCATCTTCAGAAATTGCCAAGATATGGGAAAGAATGGAGTCTTCGGAGAGAAGTCCCCGGACAGGGTCTGGCCAGAGCCAGGCCAATGGCTTTGAGCTACAAGAGCCACTGTTCATCTTGGAGGAGCATGAGCTGGGGGCCATCACTGAGGAGTCTGCTGTCGCCTCTCCAGAAAGTGCCTCTCCCACTGAGCATCCCAGCCCAGCCCACCTGGCCCGGGAGCTGAAAGAGCTGGTGAAGGAGCTGAGCAGTGGTGTCCAGGGGGAGCTGGTTACCCCACTGCACCCCCGTATTATGCAGCTGTCCCATGTGATGGACAGCCATGTGAGTGAGCGTGTCAAAAACAAGGTCTACCAGTTGGCCCGCCAGTATAGCCTCCGAATTAAGAACATCAAGGCAGCTAGGCCACCTCTACACTGGGAAAAAGCCACTCCTGATGGGGATGAGCCCATCCCTTCCAATTCTGGCCTGCCTGTGGAAGCTGGAGAGCTGTCAGGGGGCAAAGGTATGATGTGGGTAGGGGATTTGGGGTAGAAAAACCAATTAGATCCAGTGCTTTGGGGGGAAACAACCTCTAAAGAGGCTATACCACGAGAGGGCTAGACCGCAAGGACCGCGTCGTATACAGTGAGCCTTGGCACTGGAGGGCCATTCTAAGCTCCTGATCAAAGCCTCAGtctgcccctcctctctcttcccagctctTCCAGTTGAGCAGAGGGAGTTTGGAGAGCAGGCCTTGGGGCTCATTCCAAACCAAGAAGAGAGCAGACGGTTCCCATTTCACCCTTTCTCTCTCGAATCTTCCTTCAGTGGTTCATGTAGCTTGCTCTCTTTCTTCCCAGCCAGGAGGAAGCCTGTGCTATCCCTCCTCAGCTATGAGCAGCTGGTGGCTCAGGAGCCTGGCACCTCCAAGTCTTCCTCTGCTGTGGAGACCTCTCCACGCCGTTTCTCCTTCAGCCCTTCTGCTGTCAGCCCAAGAACCACCTCACCTGGGTCTCGGTCCTCCGCTCGGAGCCCCCTCAGCCCCTTTGACACTGAGACCTTCAACTGGCCCGATGTCCGAGAGCTCTGCTCCAAGTATACCTCCCACGACAAGACTGCTCAGGCCGAGAGCAGCTGGCCCCGTAGCCTGCTGGTCAACAGGAGCCGCTCCTTGCCTGAGAACATTATAGAACCTCCTGTGTCTGGCAAGGCGGACTACTGCTGCAGCCTGAACACCAATGGGCGCCAGGGAGATGGGGAGGCCAgccagcctccacctcctgagtctCCTCCCCAAAGCCAGCTGAACGGAGGTGAAGCCCTGTATGTCACCGCAGACCTTACCCTAGAGAACAACCGGCGAGTGATCATCATGGAGAAGGGGTCCCATCCTAGCTCTACCATGGGACTGGAGGAAGACAGTGGGAAGGAACCAAGTTCCTCAGTGGTTTTGAAGGGACAGGGCCAAGGTTTCCAGGAGTCTGCAGAGCACCAGCCCAAAGAAGACAGTCCTAGGGACTCAGCGGACACAAACAAACAGGGTAGAGTGAGAAACCTGAGGGAGAAGTTTCAGGCCTTGAACTCTGTGGGTTGACTGACTCCTGAAGGAGAGAACAGCCGTGTGGCGGTGGAAAGGACCTGCCGTGCTTTCCCCCAGGCCTGGCACACCAGGCTGTTCTCCATTCTTCTGGAAGAGTGGTTTGAGAAACGTGTGAACTCACCTGCTACCCATGCTGGCACCTCCCTTCCCTGGGGAGGTCCCATGATGATGACTTTCCTTAGGTCCAGATGAGCCACTTATCTTT is drawn from Rattus norvegicus strain BN/NHsdMcwi chromosome 6, GRCr8, whole genome shotgun sequence and contains these coding sequences:
- the Plekhg3 gene encoding pleckstrin homology domain-containing family G member 3 isoform X12, whose amino-acid sequence is MPVSTALHQDGSQERPPSLMSTTSSSGSSRDSHSAMEEPTGSEASAQNGTGSPWGRHIPNSNNNSSSWLNMKGPLSPFNGRAGTGPAYHKLSYLGRVVREIVETERMYVQDLRSIVEDYLLKIIDTPGLLKPEQVSALFGNIESIYALNSQLLRDLDSCNSDPVAVASCFVERSQEFDIYTQYCNNYPNSVAALTECMQDKQQAKFFRDRQELLQHSLPLGSYLLKPVQRILKYHLLLQEIAKHFDEEEDGFEVVEDAIDTMTCVAWYINDMKRRHEHAVRLQEIQSLLINWKGPDLTTYGELVLEATFRVHRVRNERTFFLFDKILLITKKRGDHFVYKGHIPCSSLMLIESTRDSLCFTVTHYKHSKQQYSIQAKTVEEKRSWTHHIKRLILENHHATIPQKAKEAILEMDSYYPSRYRCSPERMKKAWSSQDEVSAHVRQGRRQSEPTRHLLRQLSEKARAAGMKHAGSAGALLDFGQLPHAQDQQPEAEEAAREELEEEEEIVEEEEQQQQQTFPVSLEDLAGHGGNEKVPGPELPGSEEEEEEEESLAVAEQGKRHGESEGSKSCRRPSDRSPTSVEKRMSFESVSSMPEESSEQVETDPEPRAEQEAFTALEGPSPEEMPSDPEFPEALETQLHDPKGLLGVDKPAGEVDFVEPEGSEDLKTLSSEEEEEEEMGATQEPESLLPPSVLDQASVIAERFASSFSRRSSLAAEDGKCSGLGTPRLISRSSSVLSLEGSEKGLARWSSTGDSLSNPPAPEVIIGTDTVTDTGPSVNGTESLSAGSGCPTELDRSSCKKKESALSTRDRQLLDRIKSYYENAEHHDASFSIRRRESLSYIPKGLVRNSVSRFNSLPKPDSEPAAPVGYKRPGSSRPASWTLFDLPGPSRADEGDPAPITDAEFRPSSEIAKIWERMESSERSPRTGSGQSQANGFELQEPLFILEEHELGAITEESAVASPESASPTEHPSPAHLARELKELVKELSSGVQGELVTPLHPRIMQLSHVMDSHVSERVKNKVYQLARQYSLRIKNIKAARPPLHWEKATPDGDEPIPSNSGLPVEAGELSGGKARRKPVLSLLSYEQLVAQEPGTSKSSSAVETSPRRFSFSPSAVSPRTTSPGSRSSARSPLSPFDTETFNWPDVRELCSKYTSHDKTAQAESSWPRSLLVNRSRSLPENIIEPPVSGKADYCCSLNTNGRQGDGEASQPPPPESPPQSQLNGGEALYVTADLTLENNRRVIIMEKGSHPSSTMGLEEDSGKEPSSSVVLKGQGQGFQESAEHQPKEDSPRDSADTNKQGRVRNLREKFQALNSVG
- the Plekhg3 gene encoding pleckstrin homology domain-containing family G member 3 isoform X1, which encodes MGALLRKANLPEVTVPGSDARMPVSTALHQDGSQERPPSLMSTTSSSGSSRDSHSAMEEPTGSEASAQNGTGSPWGRHIPNSNNNSSSWLNMKGPLSPFNGRAGTGPAYHKLSYLGRVVREIVETERMYVQDLRSIVEDYLLKIIDTPGLLKPEQVSALFGNIESIYALNSQLLRDLDSCNSDPVAVASCFVERSQEFDIYTQYCNNYPNSVAALTECMQDKQQAKFFRDRQELLQHSLPLGSYLLKPVQRILKYHLLLQEIAKHFDEEEDGFEVVEDAIDTMTCVAWYINDMKRRHEHAVRLQEIQSLLINWKGPDLTTYGELVLEATFRVHRVRNERTFFLFDKILLITKKRGDHFVYKGHIPCSSLMLIESTRDSLCFTVTHYKHSKQQYSIQAKTVEEKRSWTHHIKRLILENHHATIPQKAKEAILEMDSYYPSRYRCSPERMKKAWSSQDEVSAHVRQGRRQSEPGRTLFSRATLPSRQQGFEMPGLKGRRKSEPTRHLLRQLSEKVARAAGMKHAGSAGALLDFGQLPHAQDQQPEAEEAAREELEEEEEIVEEEEQQQQQTFPVSLEDLAGHGGNEKVPGPELPGSEEEEEEEESLAVAEQVADFASSLLAALHCWHYRANALLFSRGAMGKRHGESEGSKSCRRPSDRSPTSVEKRMSFESVSSMPEESSEQVETDPEPRAEQEAFTALEGPSPEEMPSDPEFPEALETQLHDPKGLLGVDKPAGEVDFVEPEGSEDLKTLSSEEEEEEEMGATQEPESLLPPSVLDQASVIAERFASSFSRRSSLAAEDGKCSGLGTPRLISRSSSVLSLEGSEKGLARWSSTGDSLSNPPAPEVIIGTDTVTDTGPSVNGTESLSAGSGCPTELDRSSCKKKESALSTRDRQLLDRIKSYYENAEHHDASFSIRRRESLSYIPKGLVRNSVSRFNSLPKPDSEPAAPVGYKRPGSSRPASWTLFDLPGPSRADEGDPAPITDAEFRPSSEIAKIWERMESSERSPRTGSGQSQANGFELQEPLFILEEHELGAITEESAVASPESASPTEHPSPAHLARELKELVKELSSGVQGELVTPLHPRIMQLSHVMDSHVSERVKNKVYQLARQYSLRIKNIKAARPPLHWEKATPDGDEPIPSNSGLPVEAGELSGGKARRKPVLSLLSYEQLVAQEPGTSKSSSAVETSPRRFSFSPSAVSPRTTSPGSRSSARSPLSPFDTETFNWPDVRELCSKYTSHDKTAQAESSWPRSLLVNRSRSLPENIIEPPVSGKADYCCSLNTNGRQGDGEASQPPPPESPPQSQLNGGEALYVTADLTLENNRRVIIMEKGSHPSSTMGLEEDSGKEPSSSVVLKGQGQGFQESAEHQPKEDSPRDSADTNKQGRVRNLREKFQALNSVG
- the Plekhg3 gene encoding pleckstrin homology domain-containing family G member 3 isoform X8, whose translation is MPVSTALHQDGSQERPPSLMSTTSSSGSSRDSHSAMEEPTGSEASAQNGTGSPWGRHIPNSNNNSSSWLNMKGPLSPFNGRAGTGPAYHKLSYLGRVVREIVETERMYVQDLRSIVEDYLLKIIDTPGLLKPEQVSALFGNIESIYALNSQLLRDLDSCNSDPVAVASCFVERSQEFDIYTQYCNNYPNSVAALTECMQDKQQAKFFRDRQELLQHSLPLGSYLLKPVQRILKYHLLLQEIAKHFDEEEDGFEVVEDAIDTMTCVAWYINDMKRRHEHAVRLQEIQSLLINWKGPDLTTYGELVLEATFRVHRVRNERTFFLFDKILLITKKRGDHFVYKGHIPCSSLMLIESTRDSLCFTVTHYKHSKQQYSIQAKTVEEKRSWTHHIKRLILENHHATIPQKAKEAILEMDSYYPSRYRCSPERMKKAWSSQDEVSAHVRQGRRQSEPTRHLLRQLSEKVARAAGMKHAGSAGALLDFGQLPHAQDQQPEAEEAAREELEEEEEIVEEEEQQQQQTFPVSLEDLAGHGGNEKVPGPELPGSEEEEEEEESLAVAEQVADFASSLLAALHCWHYRANALLFSRGAMGKRHGESEGSKSCRRPSDRSPTSVEKRMSFESVSSMPEESSEQVETDPEPRAEQEAFTALEGPSPEEMPSDPEFPEALETQLHDPKGLLGVDKPAGEVDFVEPEGSEDLKTLSSEEEEEEEMGATQEPESLLPPSVLDQASVIAERFASSFSRRSSLAAEDGKCSGLGTPRLISRSSSVLSLEGSEKGLARWSSTGDSLSNPPAPEVIIGTDTVTDTGPSVNGTESLSAGSGCPTELDRSSCKKKESALSTRDRQLLDRIKSYYENAEHHDASFSIRRRESLSYIPKGLVRNSVSRFNSLPKPDSEPAAPVGYKRPGSSRPASWTLFDLPGPSRADEGDPAPITDAEFRPSSEIAKIWERMESSERSPRTGSGQSQANGFELQEPLFILEEHELGAITEESAVASPESASPTEHPSPAHLARELKELVKELSSGVQGELVTPLHPRIMQLSHVMDSHVSERVKNKVYQLARQYSLRIKNIKAARPPLHWEKATPDGDEPIPSNSGLPVEAGELSGGKARRKPVLSLLSYEQLVAQEPGTSKSSSAVETSPRRFSFSPSAVSPRTTSPGSRSSARSPLSPFDTETFNWPDVRELCSKYTSHDKTAQAESSWPRSLLVNRSRSLPENIIEPPVSGKADYCCSLNTNGRQGDGEASQPPPPESPPQSQLNGGEALYVTADLTLENNRRVIIMEKGSHPSSTMGLEEDSGKEPSSSVVLKGQGQGFQESAEHQPKEDSPRDSADTNKQGRVRNLREKFQALNSVG
- the Plekhg3 gene encoding pleckstrin homology domain-containing family G member 3 isoform X2; translated protein: MGALLRKANLPEVTVPGSDARMPVSTALHQDGSQERPPSLMSTTSSSGSSRDSHSAMEEPTGSEASAQNGTGSPWGRHIPNSNNNSSSWLNMKGPLSPFNGRAGTGPAYHKLSYLGRVVREIVETERMYVQDLRSIVEDYLLKIIDTPGLLKPEQVSALFGNIESIYALNSQLLRDLDSCNSDPVAVASCFVERSQEFDIYTQYCNNYPNSVAALTECMQDKQQAKFFRDRQELLQHSLPLGSYLLKPVQRILKYHLLLQEIAKHFDEEEDGFEVVEDAIDTMTCVAWYINDMKRRHEHAVRLQEIQSLLINWKGPDLTTYGELVLEATFRVHRVRNERTFFLFDKILLITKKRGDHFVYKGHIPCSSLMLIESTRDSLCFTVTHYKHSKQQYSIQAKTVEEKRSWTHHIKRLILENHHATIPQKAKEAILEMDSYYPSRYRCSPERMKKAWSSQDEVSAHVRQGRRQSEPGRTLFSRATLPSRQQGFEMPGLKGRRKSEPTRHLLRQLSEKARAAGMKHAGSAGALLDFGQLPHAQDQQPEAEEAAREELEEEEEIVEEEEQQQQQTFPVSLEDLAGHGGNEKVPGPELPGSEEEEEEEESLAVAEQVADFASSLLAALHCWHYRANALLFSRGAMGKRHGESEGSKSCRRPSDRSPTSVEKRMSFESVSSMPEESSEQVETDPEPRAEQEAFTALEGPSPEEMPSDPEFPEALETQLHDPKGLLGVDKPAGEVDFVEPEGSEDLKTLSSEEEEEEEMGATQEPESLLPPSVLDQASVIAERFASSFSRRSSLAAEDGKCSGLGTPRLISRSSSVLSLEGSEKGLARWSSTGDSLSNPPAPEVIIGTDTVTDTGPSVNGTESLSAGSGCPTELDRSSCKKKESALSTRDRQLLDRIKSYYENAEHHDASFSIRRRESLSYIPKGLVRNSVSRFNSLPKPDSEPAAPVGYKRPGSSRPASWTLFDLPGPSRADEGDPAPITDAEFRPSSEIAKIWERMESSERSPRTGSGQSQANGFELQEPLFILEEHELGAITEESAVASPESASPTEHPSPAHLARELKELVKELSSGVQGELVTPLHPRIMQLSHVMDSHVSERVKNKVYQLARQYSLRIKNIKAARPPLHWEKATPDGDEPIPSNSGLPVEAGELSGGKARRKPVLSLLSYEQLVAQEPGTSKSSSAVETSPRRFSFSPSAVSPRTTSPGSRSSARSPLSPFDTETFNWPDVRELCSKYTSHDKTAQAESSWPRSLLVNRSRSLPENIIEPPVSGKADYCCSLNTNGRQGDGEASQPPPPESPPQSQLNGGEALYVTADLTLENNRRVIIMEKGSHPSSTMGLEEDSGKEPSSSVVLKGQGQGFQESAEHQPKEDSPRDSADTNKQGRVRNLREKFQALNSVG
- the Plekhg3 gene encoding pleckstrin homology domain-containing family G member 3 isoform X6 produces the protein MGALLRKANLPEVTVPGSDARMPVSTALHQDGSQERPPSLMSTTSSSGSSRDSHSAMEEPTGSEASAQNGTGSPWGRHIPNSNNNSSSWLNMKGPLSPFNGRAGTGPAYHKLSYLGRVVREIVETERMYVQDLRSIVEDYLLKIIDTPGLLKPEQVSALFGNIESIYALNSQLLRDLDSCNSDPVAVASCFVERSQEFDIYTQYCNNYPNSVAALTECMQDKQQAKFFRDRQELLQHSLPLGSYLLKPVQRILKYHLLLQEIAKHFDEEEDGFEVVEDAIDTMTCVAWYINDMKRRHEHAVRLQEIQSLLINWKGPDLTTYGELVLEATFRVHRVRNERTFFLFDKILLITKKRGDHFVYKGHIPCSSLMLIESTRDSLCFTVTHYKHSKQQYSIQAKTVEEKRSWTHHIKRLILENHHATIPQKAKEAILEMDSYYPSRYRCSPERMKKAWSSQDEVSAHVRQGRRQSEPGRTLFSRATLPSRQQGFEMPGLKGRRKSEPTRHLLRQLSEKARAAGMKHAGSAGALLDFGQLPHAQDQQPEAEEAAREELEEEEEIVEEEEQQQQQTFPVSLEDLAGHGGNEKVPGPELPGSEEEEEEEESLAVAEQGKRHGESEGSKSCRRPSDRSPTSVEKRMSFESVSSMPEESSEQVETDPEPRAEQEAFTALEGPSPEEMPSDPEFPEALETQLHDPKGLLGVDKPAGEVDFVEPEGSEDLKTLSSEEEEEEEMGATQEPESLLPPSVLDQASVIAERFASSFSRRSSLAAEDGKCSGLGTPRLISRSSSVLSLEGSEKGLARWSSTGDSLSNPPAPEVIIGTDTVTDTGPSVNGTESLSAGSGCPTELDRSSCKKKESALSTRDRQLLDRIKSYYENAEHHDASFSIRRRESLSYIPKGLVRNSVSRFNSLPKPDSEPAAPVGYKRPGSSRPASWTLFDLPGPSRADEGDPAPITDAEFRPSSEIAKIWERMESSERSPRTGSGQSQANGFELQEPLFILEEHELGAITEESAVASPESASPTEHPSPAHLARELKELVKELSSGVQGELVTPLHPRIMQLSHVMDSHVSERVKNKVYQLARQYSLRIKNIKAARPPLHWEKATPDGDEPIPSNSGLPVEAGELSGGKARRKPVLSLLSYEQLVAQEPGTSKSSSAVETSPRRFSFSPSAVSPRTTSPGSRSSARSPLSPFDTETFNWPDVRELCSKYTSHDKTAQAESSWPRSLLVNRSRSLPENIIEPPVSGKADYCCSLNTNGRQGDGEASQPPPPESPPQSQLNGGEALYVTADLTLENNRRVIIMEKGSHPSSTMGLEEDSGKEPSSSVVLKGQGQGFQESAEHQPKEDSPRDSADTNKQGRVRNLREKFQALNSVG